One region of Candidatus Methanoplasma cognatum genomic DNA includes:
- a CDS encoding PAS domain S-box protein, whose protein sequence is MDANDVSAESLLNMILDQVDDMIIINDSERNVIWMNRAAQRGLGIHIEEAVGSKCYEIFGATCCCDSCTANHTLGGPHRCGCKFKCRNMAGEYECEPIPHYKEGKLRAVVQHIRSVKR, encoded by the coding sequence ATGGATGCCAACGATGTTTCCGCGGAGAGCCTTCTCAATATGATATTGGATCAGGTAGACGACATGATAATCATCAATGACTCCGAAAGGAATGTGATATGGATGAACCGCGCGGCGCAGCGGGGCCTGGGCATTCATATCGAGGAAGCGGTAGGCTCGAAATGTTATGAGATCTTCGGAGCAACCTGCTGCTGCGACAGCTGCACCGCGAACCACACCCTGGGAGGGCCGCACCGCTGCGGGTGCAAGTTCAAGTGCAGGAATATGGCCGGCGAATATGAGTGCGAACCCATCCCTCATTACAAAGAGGGGAAGCTGAGGGCGGTCGTGCAGCACATCCGTTCCGTCAAACGATAA
- a CDS encoding pseudouridine synthase codes for MAVEKDEQDGVRLNKFLSEAGTASRRGSDRIIEEGRVTIDGRAAVIGDKVFPDNKVCVDGKEIKRVKEDIILAFYKPAGITSTSSPDDEDNVVDFIGYPKRIFSIGRLDKDSEGLLLMTNNGELADKIMRSKNEHEKEYLVRVDKDITEEFVSGMSGGVLLDDGRVTKKCFAEAIGPREFRIILRQGLNRQIRRMCSQLGYEVRNLKRIRVVNITLGDLKEGRYRDISKKEREELYRQIGLK; via the coding sequence ATGGCCGTTGAGAAGGATGAGCAGGACGGGGTGCGGCTCAACAAGTTCCTCAGCGAAGCGGGAACGGCGTCGAGGAGAGGGTCAGACAGGATCATCGAGGAAGGGAGGGTGACCATCGACGGCAGGGCAGCGGTCATCGGCGACAAGGTGTTCCCTGATAACAAAGTGTGCGTCGACGGTAAAGAAATAAAAAGGGTGAAAGAGGACATAATCCTGGCGTTCTATAAGCCGGCGGGGATAACATCCACATCCAGCCCGGATGATGAGGACAACGTGGTGGATTTCATTGGGTACCCCAAGCGGATATTCTCCATCGGGAGGCTTGACAAGGATTCGGAAGGCCTTCTGCTGATGACGAACAACGGCGAACTCGCGGACAAGATAATGCGTTCGAAGAACGAGCACGAGAAAGAGTACCTCGTAAGGGTGGACAAAGACATAACAGAAGAGTTTGTCAGCGGCATGTCGGGCGGGGTCCTTCTGGACGACGGCAGGGTGACCAAGAAATGTTTTGCGGAGGCGATCGGCCCCAGGGAGTTCAGGATAATACTGAGGCAGGGCCTCAACAGGCAGATCAGGAGGATGTGCTCCCAGCTCGGCTATGAGGTAAGGAACCTGAAGCGCATAAGGGTGGTCAACATCACTCTGGGCGACCTCAAAGAGGGCCGTTACAGGGACATATCGAAAAAGGAAAGAGAGGAGCTGTACAGGCAGATCGGCCTGAAGTAA
- a CDS encoding pirin family protein has translation MFGKKISGPVIKRQHLKLHWDAEDPFVFVSHHTDDYPKGNAQQAPPLHEIGGRDLGRDYKKIFGFRMYHGKVVPGFPMHAHWGYETVTVPEIGFIDHFDSLGNQGRYGFGDVQWVSAGSMYLHDEMYPLAYDDQRNPNDITQIMINLPLKDKGSSPEVKMMWSEHIPIIKGKDEEGRDYSVKVIAGDFGGAHAISPNDVSWAADKEHHVRILLIRMSPGSAITLPAVSPTVNRNLYFIGDGTVMIGGEEYEASQRFKLDGNKDVTFVNGDSDGTYWLLEGEPIGEKMSSFGPVILDNDKKVREAMNFIRANEFSSWPWDLIDKFHPKGTGRFIRFSDGREEIPPF, from the coding sequence ATGTTCGGAAAGAAGATATCCGGGCCGGTCATAAAGAGGCAGCATCTGAAGCTCCATTGGGATGCAGAGGACCCTTTCGTGTTTGTTTCCCATCATACCGACGATTACCCCAAGGGTAACGCCCAGCAGGCTCCCCCGCTGCATGAGATCGGCGGAAGGGATCTGGGGAGGGATTACAAGAAGATCTTCGGCTTCAGGATGTATCACGGGAAAGTCGTACCCGGATTTCCGATGCATGCGCATTGGGGTTACGAGACCGTCACCGTACCGGAGATCGGATTCATAGATCATTTCGACTCCCTCGGCAATCAGGGGAGATACGGGTTCGGGGATGTCCAGTGGGTATCCGCCGGGAGCATGTATCTGCATGATGAGATGTATCCTCTTGCGTACGATGACCAACGCAATCCCAACGATATAACGCAGATAATGATCAATCTGCCGCTGAAGGATAAGGGATCCTCCCCGGAAGTGAAGATGATGTGGTCGGAACACATACCGATCATCAAAGGAAAAGACGAGGAAGGCAGAGACTACTCGGTGAAGGTAATAGCCGGAGACTTCGGCGGGGCGCATGCTATCTCTCCGAACGATGTTTCCTGGGCGGCGGATAAGGAACATCATGTCAGGATACTGCTGATACGGATGTCCCCCGGCTCGGCGATCACATTGCCGGCAGTATCCCCCACGGTCAACAGGAACCTCTATTTCATCGGGGACGGGACAGTGATGATCGGCGGCGAGGAGTATGAGGCGTCGCAAAGGTTCAAGCTCGACGGAAATAAGGATGTGACATTCGTCAACGGGGATTCGGACGGGACATACTGGCTGCTTGAAGGCGAGCCCATAGGCGAGAAGATGTCCTCCTTCGGCCCGGTCATCCTTGATAACGACAAAAAGGTCAGGGAGGCCATGAACTTCATAAGAGCTAATGAATTCAGCAGCTGGCCGTGGGACCTTATCGATAAGTTCCACCCTAAAGGGACCGGACGGTTCATCAGATTCTCTGACGGAAGGGAGGAGATCCCTCCCTTCTGA
- a CDS encoding pyridoxamine 5'-phosphate oxidase family protein, which translates to MVKLIPKIADMVKRPETSKVLATVSPEGDPHAVVCGSLLVSDDETIIVGEVYMYATCRNLVHSPKAEFLVWYGREAYSIQAVLTSRMTSGPALERMNHNLEKMKMKAVAVLEFKVLSAYDEGISSDTAGTQIL; encoded by the coding sequence ATGGTCAAGCTGATCCCCAAAATAGCTGATATGGTAAAGCGGCCGGAGACCAGCAAGGTCTTGGCAACGGTATCGCCGGAGGGAGACCCCCATGCGGTAGTATGCGGAAGTCTGCTTGTTTCCGACGATGAGACGATCATCGTCGGGGAGGTCTACATGTATGCGACATGCAGGAACCTCGTGCACAGCCCCAAAGCGGAATTCCTTGTGTGGTATGGAAGGGAAGCCTATTCGATACAGGCGGTCCTGACCTCAAGAATGACATCCGGGCCGGCTCTGGAAAGGATGAACCATAACCTTGAGAAGATGAAAATGAAAGCCGTCGCGGTCCTGGAATTCAAGGTCCTCTCCGCTTATGATGAGGGCATATCGTCCGACACGGCGGGGACACAGATACTGTGA
- a CDS encoding universal stress protein, translating into MTFKKILVPTDGSEFTKYAVDIAVELAELSKGKVTALYVLDRTVYANSPMDTALVNVYDALEKEGTLATSYVTEKANAAGVEVEEKLVEGVPSKVILQEAETGEYDIIVMGSLGRTGISKLLMGSVAEKIVQNAKCPVMVAKSPAAAKE; encoded by the coding sequence ATGACATTCAAAAAAATACTCGTCCCGACGGACGGCAGCGAATTCACCAAATATGCTGTGGACATAGCCGTCGAACTTGCGGAATTATCTAAAGGAAAGGTCACCGCGCTGTATGTTCTGGACCGGACCGTATACGCCAACTCGCCGATGGATACGGCCTTGGTCAACGTGTACGATGCCCTCGAGAAGGAGGGCACTCTCGCGACGAGTTACGTCACGGAGAAAGCAAATGCGGCGGGCGTGGAGGTCGAGGAGAAACTGGTAGAGGGCGTACCGTCGAAGGTCATCCTCCAGGAAGCGGAGACGGGCGAGTACGACATTATAGTGATGGGCTCCCTTGGAAGGACCGGCATATCGAAGCTCCTGATGGGAAGCGTTGCCGAAAAGATCGTGCAGAACGCAAAATGCCCGGTGATGGTGGCCAAATCGCCTGCCGCCGCGAAGGAATGA
- a CDS encoding peptidylprolyl isomerase, with product MVKEVYAAHILVKTEKEAKDLKEEISKGKNFADAAKKHSSCPSGKKGGDLGWFGKGQMVAPFENAAFNAKKGDLVGPVKTDFGWHLILVKDQR from the coding sequence ATGGTAAAAGAGGTGTACGCCGCACATATCCTTGTCAAGACAGAAAAAGAGGCCAAGGACCTTAAAGAAGAGATATCGAAGGGAAAGAATTTTGCAGACGCCGCAAAGAAACATTCCAGTTGCCCTTCGGGAAAGAAGGGCGGGGACCTGGGGTGGTTCGGAAAAGGACAGATGGTCGCACCCTTTGAGAACGCTGCTTTCAATGCGAAGAAAGGCGATCTGGTGGGTCCTGTGAAGACTGATTTCGGGTGGCACCTCATACTCGTCAAAGATCAGAGGTAA
- a CDS encoding hemolysin family protein, which yields MDDLSLIIIILLMAVLVVFSAYFSCSETAYTGANPIKIKNQAYEGNKNAEKALRIHDNYDRLLITALVGNNVVNVALSTLGTMVFAELLGVAMGVIVATVFMVTLILIFGEIIPKTLAKRNAERYALKLAGSLQVVMVMLTPISWVFMKLSNFLSRNAKNDSAETPSFTEDELFVMIDEVAEEGALERSEGELVKSAMQFDDIKVSEVYTPRANIVAADMKTEVEDLKKLFLESEYSRIPLYEDSVDRIIGLVHSKDFFSKYLADDDFTIGDIIRPVKFVPENVSIANLLTELQRSHIHIAIVLDNFGRTLGLASMEDILEELVGDIWDESDVAGYPVHEEKDGSFIVPGEANIFDVMKKIGVEFDAGDFQDHTVSQFISHNKDGVPRKGDVIETGGARIIVRSMKSRRVKEVRIWPVRKDDLPQETQES from the coding sequence ATGGATGATCTGTCCCTGATAATTATAATTCTGCTGATGGCGGTGCTGGTCGTTTTTTCGGCATATTTTTCCTGCTCGGAGACAGCTTATACAGGCGCGAATCCGATCAAGATCAAGAATCAGGCCTACGAGGGGAACAAGAATGCAGAGAAGGCGCTTCGGATCCATGACAACTACGACAGGCTCCTGATAACGGCGCTCGTCGGTAACAACGTGGTGAACGTCGCATTGTCAACACTTGGAACAATGGTGTTCGCAGAGCTGCTGGGCGTTGCAATGGGGGTCATCGTCGCGACGGTGTTCATGGTCACGTTGATACTGATATTCGGGGAGATAATCCCGAAGACCCTGGCAAAAAGGAACGCCGAACGTTACGCGCTGAAGCTGGCGGGCTCCCTGCAGGTGGTGATGGTGATGCTCACGCCCATATCGTGGGTGTTCATGAAGCTCTCGAACTTCCTGTCGAGGAACGCAAAGAACGATTCCGCCGAAACTCCTTCCTTCACCGAAGATGAACTTTTCGTGATGATAGACGAAGTGGCCGAAGAAGGAGCGCTCGAAAGGAGCGAAGGCGAGCTGGTGAAATCCGCGATGCAGTTCGATGACATCAAGGTCTCCGAGGTGTATACGCCGAGGGCCAACATCGTCGCCGCCGATATGAAGACTGAGGTCGAAGACCTTAAGAAACTATTTCTGGAGAGCGAATACTCAAGGATACCGCTGTATGAAGATTCCGTGGACCGCATAATCGGTTTGGTCCACTCGAAAGATTTCTTCTCCAAATACCTCGCGGACGATGATTTCACCATAGGCGACATCATAAGGCCGGTGAAGTTCGTTCCAGAGAACGTAAGCATAGCTAACCTGCTCACCGAACTCCAGAGATCGCACATCCATATCGCCATCGTTCTGGACAACTTCGGCAGGACCCTGGGGCTGGCGAGCATGGAGGACATCCTGGAGGAGCTTGTCGGCGATATATGGGACGAGAGCGATGTGGCCGGGTACCCGGTCCATGAGGAGAAGGACGGAAGCTTCATAGTCCCCGGAGAAGCCAATATATTCGACGTCATGAAAAAGATAGGCGTAGAATTCGATGCCGGAGATTTTCAGGACCACACCGTAAGCCAGTTCATATCCCACAACAAAGACGGGGTTCCCAGAAAAGGCGATGTGATAGAGACCGGTGGCGCAAGAATAATAGTGAGATCGATGAAAAGCCGCCGTGTGAAAGAAGTAAGGATATGGCCTGTCAGGAAGGATGATCTTCCTCAGGAAACTCAAGAGAGTTGA
- a CDS encoding DUF2188 domain-containing protein, producing MGFFDKLKKKEDKPKKEDEPEKPVKTKTKEKDAAWAASKKEPVEKPREEPKMAEAKKKTEKPAAAKKSDNKVWHITKRDDDGMWQAKAEGAAKATKLFRTKAEAEEYVKTLLSNNEGSRVVKHKKTGEFQKK from the coding sequence ATGGGCTTTTTTGACAAACTGAAGAAAAAAGAAGACAAACCTAAAAAAGAAGATGAACCTGAGAAACCCGTTAAGACCAAAACAAAAGAGAAGGATGCCGCCTGGGCAGCATCCAAGAAAGAACCTGTCGAAAAACCTAGGGAGGAACCGAAAATGGCTGAAGCAAAGAAAAAAACGGAGAAGCCCGCTGCGGCAAAGAAATCAGATAACAAAGTTTGGCACATAACGAAGAGGGATGACGACGGCATGTGGCAGGCCAAGGCGGAAGGCGCCGCAAAGGCCACAAAGCTGTTCAGAACGAAGGCCGAGGCGGAAGAATACGTAAAAACGCTCCTTTCCAATAACGAGGGTTCAAGGGTCGTAAAACACAAAAAGACCGGCGAATTCCAGAAAAAATAA
- a CDS encoding CBS domain-containing protein gives MKTVTDIMTAAPIVVEVPGSRSDAINVMVRKKLTGLPVVRASDGKLMGIVSRRDIFRKFEEDQLSLIMKKDCITITPDENIISAAKIFADKRIHRLPVIENERLVGIVTPTDLLNEIRTMKTAMTAEDVIRTTCVTAYEGEPLAYTVAAMRISDVSAVPVLDIKGKLVGILTDRDLFSDQTVDAEAMMRLGIEDSELAGYRNVLPLFYAATDKYIPDDTTVSDYMVKDPYTVFKKTPLNEVARIMTENDFGQLPVHGTKDELVGMIYDVDVLCALTGNCNE, from the coding sequence ATGAAAACAGTTACAGACATTATGACTGCGGCACCAATTGTGGTGGAAGTTCCGGGAAGCCGCAGCGATGCAATTAACGTGATGGTCAGGAAAAAGCTGACCGGGCTTCCGGTCGTACGCGCTTCCGACGGCAAACTTATGGGCATTGTCTCCCGAAGAGACATTTTCAGGAAATTCGAGGAGGACCAGCTGTCGCTGATAATGAAAAAAGACTGCATCACAATAACTCCCGATGAGAACATCATAAGCGCGGCAAAGATATTCGCCGACAAAAGGATACACAGGCTCCCCGTGATAGAGAACGAAAGGCTTGTGGGGATAGTGACTCCGACCGATCTCCTGAATGAGATCCGGACAATGAAGACCGCGATGACTGCGGAAGACGTCATCAGAACGACCTGCGTGACCGCATATGAGGGCGAGCCCCTTGCATATACGGTAGCGGCGATGAGGATAAGCGATGTGTCGGCAGTGCCGGTACTGGACATAAAGGGAAAACTGGTCGGGATATTGACAGACCGCGATCTTTTCAGCGATCAAACGGTGGACGCCGAGGCGATGATGCGCCTTGGGATAGAGGATTCCGAGCTTGCCGGATACAGGAACGTCCTTCCGCTGTTCTATGCGGCGACCGATAAGTACATCCCGGACGATACAACGGTCAGCGACTATATGGTGAAAGATCCCTACACCGTCTTCAAAAAGACGCCTTTGAACGAGGTCGCCCGCATCATGACCGAGAACGATTTCGGGCAGCTTCCGGTGCACGGCACCAAAGACGAGCTGGTCGGCATGATCTACGACGTGGACGTCCTATGCGCACTCACAGGTAATTGCAATGAGTAA
- a CDS encoding PC4/YdbC family ssDNA-binding protein: MPAEFKYEIVEKIAVLSESSKGWTKELNLIKWNDRDPKYDIREWSPDGEKMGKGITLSDEEMAVLKSALESREL; this comes from the coding sequence ATGCCGGCTGAGTTCAAATATGAAATAGTCGAAAAGATCGCAGTTCTCTCGGAATCGTCCAAAGGCTGGACGAAAGAGCTGAACCTGATAAAATGGAACGACAGGGACCCGAAGTACGATATAAGGGAATGGTCCCCTGACGGAGAGAAGATGGGGAAGGGCATAACGCTGTCCGATGAAGAGATGGCTGTGTTAAAAAGTGCCCTCGAGAGCAGAGAACTCTGA
- a CDS encoding exosome protein, with amino-acid sequence MQGTFHWLRVKVFCYATENEELIGEAMAELIGTDEIECDTADSEHGNKILILSCELLKQREFVPLFQRLGKELCGELRDSLEERIDDDCVLYLRLDKQELVQGRYAAAHHGDVLSLTGKIVSHPARKEIAVGKMAEFLNSLEFPEEDHPS; translated from the coding sequence ATGCAGGGCACGTTCCATTGGCTCAGGGTAAAGGTCTTCTGTTACGCCACAGAGAACGAAGAGCTTATCGGCGAAGCGATGGCTGAGCTTATCGGCACCGACGAGATAGAATGCGACACAGCGGACAGCGAGCACGGGAACAAGATATTGATATTAAGCTGCGAACTCCTCAAACAAAGAGAGTTTGTTCCCCTGTTCCAAAGGCTCGGGAAGGAATTATGCGGCGAGCTGAGAGACAGCCTTGAAGAGAGGATCGATGACGACTGCGTCCTGTATCTGAGGCTTGACAAGCAGGAGCTTGTGCAGGGAAGGTATGCCGCGGCGCATCACGGGGATGTTCTGTCATTAACAGGCAAGATCGTATCCCATCCCGCAAGGAAAGAGATCGCCGTTGGGAAAATGGCTGAATTCCTCAACTCTCTTGAGTTTCCTGAGGAAGATCATCCTTCCTGA
- a CDS encoding 4Fe-4S binding protein produces the protein MPKVIEAECVACGACVDACPEGAIVVDDVAVIDQDKCIDCGACIDECPSDAIVE, from the coding sequence ATGCCGAAAGTAATAGAAGCAGAGTGCGTAGCATGCGGAGCATGCGTGGATGCCTGCCCCGAGGGAGCGATTGTCGTCGATGATGTAGCAGTCATCGATCAGGACAAATGTATCGACTGCGGAGCATGCATAGACGAGTGCCCCTCTGACGCCATAGTGGAATGA
- a CDS encoding NAD(P)/FAD-dependent oxidoreductase codes for MCYDVVIIGAGPGGLTAGIYARSKMMNTLILEAGRVGGQLTCLYPEKGVHNYPGFETVQARKLSDRLYAQAESMGCDIRENEKVMEINDGKEELLVVTKKETYRTKSVIIAIGMGSFHPKRMDCPGEKEFTDKGVTYILPVKEELVDQRVVMFGGGNSAIEMALISDTVTDTTIVHRRPEFRADESNVNDLNNSNIRTIMSANVVSFNGKSCLESVTLDQGGKVFDVPVDLAVINIGINSDLTDLKKWGIDLTSEGLVKVGFDMTTNRHGIFACGDAVDYPGKYKQIITACGEAATAVISSYKFVKKPYWA; via the coding sequence ATGTGCTACGATGTCGTCATTATCGGCGCCGGACCTGGGGGACTTACGGCCGGCATATACGCTCGGTCGAAGATGATGAATACTCTGATATTGGAGGCGGGACGCGTCGGCGGACAGCTGACATGCCTGTATCCGGAGAAGGGAGTACATAACTATCCTGGCTTCGAGACCGTCCAGGCCAGAAAGCTGTCCGACAGGCTGTACGCTCAGGCGGAATCCATGGGCTGCGACATCCGGGAGAACGAAAAGGTCATGGAGATCAACGACGGCAAGGAAGAGCTTCTTGTCGTCACAAAAAAAGAAACTTACCGCACAAAGTCCGTGATCATAGCAATAGGCATGGGCAGTTTCCACCCGAAGAGAATGGACTGCCCCGGTGAGAAGGAATTCACCGATAAGGGGGTGACATACATACTCCCTGTGAAAGAAGAGCTTGTGGACCAGAGGGTGGTCATGTTCGGAGGGGGGAACAGCGCGATAGAGATGGCGCTCATCTCGGACACCGTCACGGATACCACGATCGTCCACAGAAGGCCGGAGTTCAGGGCGGACGAAAGCAACGTCAACGATCTCAACAACAGCAACATCAGGACGATAATGAGCGCCAATGTGGTGTCCTTCAACGGGAAGAGCTGCCTCGAGAGCGTCACTTTGGACCAGGGTGGGAAGGTGTTCGACGTGCCGGTGGACCTGGCGGTCATCAACATCGGAATAAACTCGGACCTCACCGATCTGAAAAAATGGGGGATAGACCTTACTTCCGAAGGGTTAGTGAAGGTCGGTTTCGACATGACCACCAACCGCCACGGTATATTTGCCTGCGGGGATGCGGTAGACTACCCCGGAAAATACAAACAGATCATAACTGCCTGCGGGGAAGCGGCCACTGCCGTCATCAGTTCATATAAATTCGTAAAGAAACCCTACTGGGCATAA
- a CDS encoding pyridoxamine 5'-phosphate oxidase family protein translates to MTNIPNNVLEMINARTTTKVLVTSSKDAKPHAVVAGSIGAPAADTMIVGEILMKVSSKNLSENPKAAFLVTSGMDSFVIDCTAKARLDKGPEIDAMNKELEAIGLKAAAVWVFKVEAVYEQGASPNAGTKLA, encoded by the coding sequence ATGACAAACATCCCTAACAACGTGCTGGAAATGATCAACGCCAGGACAACGACCAAGGTCCTTGTGACATCGTCAAAGGACGCAAAGCCTCATGCGGTAGTGGCCGGCAGTATAGGGGCGCCGGCGGCCGACACGATGATCGTCGGAGAGATCCTTATGAAAGTGTCATCCAAGAACCTTTCCGAGAACCCAAAAGCCGCTTTCCTCGTCACATCCGGAATGGATTCCTTTGTGATAGACTGCACAGCGAAAGCGCGTCTTGACAAGGGCCCGGAGATCGACGCCATGAACAAGGAGCTTGAGGCAATAGGGCTCAAAGCGGCAGCGGTCTGGGTGTTCAAAGTAGAAGCCGTATATGAACAGGGAGCATCCCCGAACGCAGGGACAAAACTGGCCTGA
- a CDS encoding amidohydrolase family protein, whose product MDILSGSVLTADGVIEGYVCIEGGVITSVEEGAPPEKPLAAGLIVPPMVNSHTHCADAGLKIPPGMTMEELVAPPDGLKHVHLRGLEDSALEDDIAAYAEASRWNGIGAFIDFREGGERGCRILRRAAPSSVILGRPLSEEYDQDEISRILDASDGIGISSISDMNHRYIENVADQVRDSGKMFAIHASERRREDIDLILSFDPAFVVHMVEATDSDLLKCAETEVPIVVCARSNLYFKKMPPVKRMFDCGADVAIGTDNAMFGGPDMRSEASAFRDVLLSQGGSAEDVADPMFSNGRKILYPGNKIHISVGMPADLTVLPCSGRFDMNEILQNRGPIFRYGPEWRN is encoded by the coding sequence ATGGATATTCTCAGCGGTTCCGTGCTTACGGCGGACGGCGTCATAGAGGGATATGTCTGCATTGAAGGCGGCGTCATAACATCCGTTGAAGAGGGCGCTCCTCCGGAAAAGCCCCTTGCCGCCGGCCTCATAGTGCCTCCGATGGTCAATTCTCACACCCACTGTGCGGACGCGGGCCTGAAGATACCTCCGGGTATGACGATGGAGGAATTGGTCGCTCCGCCGGACGGGCTCAAGCACGTTCACCTCAGGGGTCTTGAGGATTCAGCCCTGGAGGATGACATAGCCGCCTATGCGGAAGCCTCCCGCTGGAACGGGATAGGGGCCTTCATAGACTTCAGAGAGGGCGGGGAAAGAGGGTGCAGGATCCTCAGGAGAGCCGCTCCTTCGTCGGTGATACTGGGCAGGCCTTTGAGCGAAGAATACGATCAGGACGAGATATCCCGGATACTTGACGCATCGGACGGCATAGGCATCTCGAGCATATCCGACATGAATCACAGATACATAGAGAATGTGGCCGACCAGGTCAGGGACAGCGGGAAGATGTTCGCCATCCACGCCAGCGAAAGGAGGAGAGAGGACATCGATCTCATTCTGTCGTTCGACCCGGCGTTCGTCGTCCACATGGTGGAAGCGACGGACTCGGACCTTCTGAAGTGCGCAGAGACGGAGGTTCCCATCGTAGTATGCGCCAGATCCAACCTGTATTTCAAGAAGATGCCTCCGGTGAAAAGGATGTTCGACTGCGGTGCGGACGTCGCCATAGGTACCGACAACGCAATGTTCGGCGGCCCCGACATGCGCTCGGAGGCCTCCGCGTTCAGAGATGTCCTTCTTTCCCAAGGCGGCTCCGCCGAAGATGTCGCGGACCCTATGTTCAGCAACGGAAGAAAAATATTATATCCGGGCAACAAAATCCATATTTCTGTGGGGATGCCGGCGGATCTGACCGTGCTTCCCTGCTCCGGAAGGTTCGATATGAACGAGATCCTGCAAAACAGGGGCCCCATATTCAGATATGGGCCGGAATGGAGGAATTGA